From Parasphaerochaeta coccoides DSM 17374, a single genomic window includes:
- the pgsA gene encoding CDP-diacylglycerol--glycerol-3-phosphate 3-phosphatidyltransferase, translating into MNVPNKLTVTRLILVPVFFVVFNLSRWFGDSLADLATVMVIILFIVTEATDILDGQIARRRNMVTDLGKVMDPFADTLSHLTYFVCLMMAGIMPDWAFVIIMWREFGILFVRMLMMKTGKAVPANIWGKSKTVLYAVSSILGILFLAFRRWMPDAAWLSTGSYVLVAVFALAAAASVISFLTYIMAIISSKVLSHLSR; encoded by the coding sequence ATGAATGTACCGAACAAGCTGACGGTGACCAGGCTCATACTGGTTCCTGTATTTTTCGTCGTTTTCAACCTGAGCCGCTGGTTCGGTGATTCCCTCGCCGACCTTGCGACTGTCATGGTAATCATTTTGTTTATTGTGACGGAGGCCACCGATATCCTTGACGGACAGATTGCCCGTCGCCGGAACATGGTCACTGACCTTGGGAAAGTGATGGATCCTTTTGCTGACACGCTTAGCCATCTGACGTATTTTGTCTGCCTCATGATGGCCGGAATCATGCCTGACTGGGCTTTTGTCATCATCATGTGGCGGGAGTTTGGCATCCTGTTTGTCCGTATGCTCATGATGAAGACAGGCAAAGCCGTTCCAGCGAATATCTGGGGCAAGAGCAAGACAGTCCTTTATGCGGTCAGTTCCATCCTGGGTATCCTTTTCCTGGCTTTCCGGCGATGGATGCCTGATGCCGCATGGCTTTCGACTGGCTCCTACGTGCTGGTTGCCGTCTTTGCCCTTGCCGCCGCGGCCTCGGTGATTTCTTTTCTCACCTATATCATGGCCATCATTTCCAGCAAAGTCCTGTCCCACTTGAGCAGATGA
- a CDS encoding HAD-IIB family hydrolase has protein sequence MMKPLSALASSDVSDLRWVLTDVDDTITTQGKLHPVALQALWDLHDAGLKVVCVTGGSAGWADVYLRQWPLEAVIAESGTVVFERDAAGVIFRTPHPSIDEDTYAHRVNELEIRVREAVPHALLSSDQFARIYDVAWEVSPLSEKEKEMVITIAHALGASVAVSSIHINCWFAATDKYEGARSFLVSRGEREEDFSRTVMYCGDAPNDQVMFSRLSLSFGVGTVRENQHKFTTLPAFCASSGYGEGFSEIARAVIGAKRRSGTAW, from the coding sequence ATGATGAAACCTTTATCTGCGCTTGCTTCCTCGGATGTCTCTGATCTCCGCTGGGTTTTGACTGATGTCGATGACACGATTACTACCCAGGGAAAGCTTCATCCGGTGGCGTTGCAGGCATTATGGGATCTCCATGACGCAGGGTTGAAGGTCGTATGTGTCACAGGAGGATCCGCGGGTTGGGCCGATGTCTATCTGCGTCAATGGCCTCTGGAGGCTGTCATAGCGGAAAGTGGTACGGTGGTCTTTGAGCGCGATGCCGCCGGAGTTATTTTTCGGACCCCTCATCCTTCTATCGATGAAGATACCTACGCCCATCGGGTCAATGAGCTGGAAATCCGTGTCCGTGAGGCGGTTCCCCATGCACTCCTGTCCAGCGATCAATTCGCCCGTATCTATGATGTCGCATGGGAAGTATCACCGTTGTCCGAGAAAGAAAAAGAGATGGTCATCACCATTGCCCATGCTCTGGGCGCAAGCGTGGCGGTCAGTTCCATCCATATCAACTGTTGGTTCGCCGCGACGGACAAATACGAGGGCGCGCGCTCTTTTCTGGTGAGCCGTGGCGAAAGGGAAGAAGATTTTTCCCGTACTGTGATGTACTGTGGTGATGCTCCCAACGACCAAGTGATGTTCTCCCGTCTGTCGCTGTCCTTTGGCGTAGGAACGGTACGTGAGAACCAGCATAAGTTCACGACGCTTCCGGCTTTCTGCGCTTCTTCCGGCTACGGGGAGGGTTTCAGCGAAATTGCCCGTGCGGTGATTGGAGCGAAGCGGCGTAGCGGAACGGCCTGGTGA
- a CDS encoding metal ABC transporter permease has product MSMFQYEFMRVALATGFLLALIMPCIGIILVLRRLSMLGDTLSHASLAGVAVGLIGGFNPVLGALGASLLAAFSIDGLRKIFPRYQELSIAIMMSIGIGLAGILSGFVRNTTSFTSFLFGSIVAISRTELILTVIACIVVLASFIIMYRQLLYISFDENAARRSGIPVRLVTGIFTFLTAVTISLAARTVGALIVASLLVIPVATALQVAKSYKQTVLYAIFFGELAMLPGLAIAWYFDLKPGGTIVLTSVAILLLVFAYSHIRKTLGK; this is encoded by the coding sequence ATGTCCATGTTCCAGTATGAATTCATGCGCGTGGCACTTGCCACAGGTTTCCTTTTGGCACTCATCATGCCCTGCATTGGAATTATCCTTGTGTTACGGCGGCTTTCCATGCTGGGCGATACGCTATCCCATGCTTCGCTGGCGGGTGTCGCGGTCGGTCTCATCGGCGGATTCAATCCTGTCTTGGGAGCGTTGGGAGCCTCACTGCTTGCGGCGTTCAGCATTGATGGGCTGCGCAAGATATTTCCCCGTTACCAAGAACTGTCCATAGCCATCATGATGTCGATAGGTATCGGTCTGGCCGGCATCCTCAGTGGCTTCGTGCGTAATACGACGAGCTTCACTAGTTTTCTTTTCGGAAGTATTGTTGCAATCAGCAGGACAGAACTCATTCTGACGGTAATCGCTTGCATCGTGGTTCTGGCATCTTTCATCATCATGTACCGCCAGTTGCTGTACATCAGTTTTGATGAGAATGCAGCACGGCGAAGCGGCATCCCAGTACGTCTGGTAACAGGAATCTTCACCTTTCTCACGGCAGTCACCATCTCCCTGGCTGCACGGACAGTCGGGGCATTGATTGTCGCTTCTCTGTTGGTGATTCCTGTCGCTACAGCCTTGCAGGTTGCCAAAAGCTATAAGCAGACTGTCCTCTATGCCATATTCTTCGGAGAACTTGCCATGCTCCCTGGCCTTGCCATAGCGTGGTACTTCGACCTGAAACCAGGCGGAACCATAGTCCTGACCAGCGTAGCCATCCTGCTTCTCGTCTTTGCCTATTCACATATAAGAAAAACCTTGGGGAAATAA
- a CDS encoding metal ABC transporter ATP-binding protein, with protein sequence MSESSIPAIKCSDVSFSYGQTPVLSSLSLRIDEGQFVCISGRNGSGKTTLMRLFLGELLPSNGTVAIFGQNPAAFASWKNVGYMSQFPVDAAFPATVREIVSTALYPLKPHGKERENLVDEALRLTGMQNMKNRLLGELSGGQRQRVLLSRVLAGAPRLLLLDEPTAGVDTQSTSRIFETLAHLQTHGLTIVVISHDTHELEKYTGNIMRVETGRITMGGLHDVHVPV encoded by the coding sequence ATGTCCGAATCTTCCATACCGGCAATAAAATGCTCGGATGTTTCTTTTTCTTATGGCCAGACGCCTGTGCTATCTTCATTGTCCCTGCGCATCGATGAAGGGCAGTTCGTCTGCATCAGCGGACGCAATGGTTCGGGAAAAACCACATTGATGCGCCTTTTTTTAGGTGAGCTTCTTCCCAGCAACGGAACGGTTGCCATCTTCGGCCAGAACCCTGCTGCTTTTGCGTCGTGGAAGAATGTCGGATACATGAGTCAGTTTCCTGTCGATGCGGCTTTTCCGGCAACAGTACGGGAAATAGTTTCCACGGCCTTATATCCGCTGAAACCACACGGGAAGGAAAGAGAGAATCTGGTCGATGAAGCCTTACGCCTCACAGGAATGCAAAACATGAAGAATCGTCTTCTGGGAGAGCTTTCCGGCGGGCAGCGTCAACGGGTTTTGTTGTCCCGCGTCCTGGCAGGTGCGCCCCGTCTCCTGCTCCTCGATGAACCGACCGCGGGGGTGGACACCCAGAGTACGTCACGCATTTTTGAGACTCTTGCCCACCTACAGACGCATGGGCTGACTATCGTGGTAATCTCTCATGATACCCATGAGCTGGAAAAATATACGGGAAACATCATGCGTGTGGAAACCGGTCGCATTACCATGGGAGGGTTGCACGATGTCCATGTTCCAGTATGA
- a CDS encoding methionine ABC transporter ATP-binding protein: MQIRLENVERSYGFLHAVNGISLSIPTNSIYGVIGRSGAGKSTLVRLVSLLERPDSGTVFYDGQRVDDLDEQGLILQRRRLGMIFQNFNLFSSRSAGQNVSYPLEIAGYKSSDIKERVKELLDLVGLGDREKAPISTLSGGQKQRIAIARALAVRPDILFCDEATSALDPQTTHSILSLLKEIQSKMNLTIVMITHQMEVVRDSCERVAVLDDGKVVEEGLVTDIFAHPQTTVTRDFLSHLSPVDASPSEHEEGLVRWSEDGGRYTLRFRGGNTDLPILSQLSRKFEVEFNIRAGGVQNVGGEKIGTLISDISGTPDVVAAVIAELKKQGVYVEEARS, encoded by the coding sequence ATGCAGATACGCCTAGAAAACGTCGAGCGTTCCTATGGGTTCCTGCATGCTGTGAACGGCATCAGCCTCTCTATCCCGACCAACTCGATTTATGGGGTCATCGGTAGGAGCGGAGCAGGAAAATCTACATTGGTTCGTCTGGTCAGCCTCTTGGAGCGTCCTGATTCCGGCACTGTCTTTTATGACGGACAGAGGGTTGATGACCTTGATGAGCAAGGACTGATTCTTCAAAGACGCCGCTTGGGGATGATTTTCCAGAACTTCAACCTTTTTTCCTCGCGCAGCGCCGGACAAAACGTCTCTTACCCGCTTGAAATAGCTGGTTACAAATCTTCTGACATCAAGGAAAGGGTAAAGGAACTGCTTGATTTGGTAGGCTTGGGTGACCGTGAGAAGGCTCCCATCAGCACGCTGAGCGGCGGACAGAAGCAACGCATCGCCATCGCCCGTGCTTTGGCGGTGCGACCTGACATCCTTTTTTGTGATGAAGCGACCAGTGCGCTTGATCCCCAGACAACCCATTCCATACTGTCTCTGCTGAAAGAAATCCAGAGCAAGATGAATCTTACTATCGTGATGATCACCCACCAAATGGAAGTTGTGAGGGACAGTTGCGAAAGAGTAGCAGTCCTGGACGACGGGAAGGTAGTGGAAGAGGGTCTTGTCACCGATATCTTCGCCCATCCCCAGACTACAGTGACACGGGACTTTCTCAGTCATCTGTCTCCTGTGGATGCGTCTCCCTCCGAACATGAGGAAGGCTTGGTCAGATGGTCTGAGGACGGTGGCCGCTATACGTTGCGTTTCCGTGGCGGGAATACCGATTTGCCTATTTTGAGCCAACTTTCCCGCAAGTTCGAGGTTGAATTTAATATTCGCGCCGGAGGTGTCCAGAATGTCGGCGGGGAGAAGATTGGTACTCTGATTAGCGATATCTCCGGTACTCCCGATGTCGTTGCGGCGGTCATTGCCGAGCTGAAAAAGCAAGGCGTCTATGTCGAGGAGGCCAGGTCATGA
- a CDS encoding methionine ABC transporter permease — protein sequence MSSFFTNDVFRLLFPSTLQTLQMVFFSTVFSLLLGVPLGVLLTITSAEEQGGIMPRPVLNSVLGRIVNILRSFPFIILMILLFPLSRILVGTSIGTTATIVPLSIAAAPFVARVIETALKEVDPGVVQAARAMGSTTWQIIWKVLIPEATPSLISGVTLTIINLIGYSAMAGAIGGGGLGDLAIRYGFQRFRGDVMFAAVVVILVLVELIQVIGNRWSARVIARR from the coding sequence ATGAGTTCATTCTTTACCAACGATGTCTTCCGCCTGCTTTTTCCATCGACCTTGCAGACATTGCAGATGGTTTTTTTCTCTACGGTGTTTTCCTTGTTGCTCGGAGTGCCGCTCGGAGTCCTGCTGACCATCACGTCCGCCGAAGAACAGGGAGGTATCATGCCTCGTCCGGTTCTCAACAGCGTCTTGGGTCGCATCGTGAACATATTGAGGTCATTTCCTTTCATCATATTGATGATTCTGCTCTTTCCCTTGTCCCGGATACTGGTGGGGACAAGCATCGGTACGACTGCTACGATTGTACCGTTGTCGATTGCTGCTGCGCCGTTTGTCGCCCGTGTGATAGAAACGGCACTCAAGGAGGTGGATCCGGGGGTCGTTCAGGCCGCCCGCGCCATGGGATCCACGACGTGGCAGATTATCTGGAAAGTCTTGATTCCGGAGGCCACCCCTTCGCTGATATCAGGTGTCACCCTGACCATCATCAACCTGATTGGCTACTCGGCCATGGCCGGAGCCATAGGAGGAGGGGGTCTCGGAGACCTTGCCATCCGTTATGGGTTCCAACGTTTCCGCGGAGATGTCATGTTCGCGGCCGTCGTGGTCATTCTGGTTCTCGTGGAACTCATCCAGGTTATCGGCAACCGCTGGAGCGCACGAGTCATAGCTCGTCGCTGA
- a CDS encoding MetQ/NlpA family ABC transporter substrate-binding protein → MKKAIAVLLIAFVAIGLVFAAGAKESAPSTVKLVVGATPEPHAAFLSLIVSDLAAQGIALEVREFTDYVTPNAALNAGELDANFFQHIPYLEDQISSQGYKLANAGGIHIEPFALYSRKVTSLKDLKNGATVAIPNDPTNGGRALLLLQSAGLITLKAGAGLSATVLDIASNPKGLKITELEAATLPRVLGDVDLAAINGNYAIPAGLTATKDGLFVEGADSPYVNVVAVRAGDESKPAIQALVKALKSKVVQDYVAVTYKDGEVVLVD, encoded by the coding sequence ATGAAAAAAGCTATAGCTGTCCTGCTTATTGCTTTCGTGGCCATCGGATTGGTATTTGCGGCCGGAGCCAAGGAGTCCGCTCCTTCCACCGTCAAGTTGGTCGTCGGCGCCACCCCTGAACCTCATGCGGCCTTCCTTAGCCTGATTGTCAGTGATTTGGCAGCTCAGGGGATTGCGTTAGAGGTTCGTGAGTTCACCGACTATGTCACGCCGAACGCCGCGCTCAATGCCGGGGAACTGGATGCTAACTTCTTCCAGCACATCCCCTATCTTGAAGATCAGATTTCTTCCCAGGGGTACAAGCTGGCCAATGCCGGAGGAATCCACATTGAACCGTTCGCCCTGTATTCCAGGAAGGTCACATCCCTCAAGGATCTTAAGAACGGCGCGACCGTAGCCATTCCCAATGATCCCACCAACGGCGGACGTGCCCTTCTGCTTCTCCAGAGTGCCGGTCTGATTACTCTTAAGGCTGGAGCCGGGTTGTCAGCGACTGTTCTGGACATTGCCAGCAATCCGAAGGGTTTGAAGATTACCGAACTTGAAGCCGCCACGCTTCCCCGTGTCCTTGGTGATGTTGACCTTGCCGCCATCAACGGGAACTATGCTATTCCCGCTGGCCTCACTGCCACGAAGGACGGCTTGTTCGTCGAAGGAGCGGACAGCCCGTATGTGAACGTTGTTGCTGTTCGTGCCGGAGATGAAAGCAAACCAGCCATCCAGGCGTTGGTCAAGGCACTGAAAAGCAAAGTCGTGCAGGATTATGTCGCAGTTACCTATAAGGACGGCGAGGTCGTCCTGGTAGACTAG
- a CDS encoding DNA recombination protein RmuC gives MPTGTIAVISGVVFLSISFITIILVMASRRRDMREVLGRFDALSGQVARLEGMMNGLHHSVDTLQGAVTERGRLDRQEMTDTLGRQRKDASDDFKTLTESVSRQLQDMRGITEKLSSDVHERLERIRTDNEKRLDQMRQTVDEKLQTTLEKRLGESFQQVSEQLKAVYTSMGEMKELAHGVGDLKRVLTNIKSRGVWGEVQADMILSEVFTAEQFERNVATKKGSNDRVEFAVKLPGASRDMKEPVWLPVDAKFPKEDYERLLSSQEATDVQGVEAAVAALKRRFIMEAKTIREKYIDPPHTTDFAIMFLPVEGLYAEALRIPGLTDELQRTSRVTIAGPTTFAAMLNSLQMGFRTLAIEKRSSEAWEVLGKVKTEFGTFGGILDKTRIKLTQAVDSLDSASRRTRAIERNLRGVEAVSFSGEPFSLGDGESADTEFGTDVGNTGNE, from the coding sequence ATGCCCACAGGAACCATCGCCGTGATATCCGGGGTTGTTTTTTTATCTATAAGCTTCATTACCATCATTCTTGTCATGGCGTCACGGAGACGGGACATGCGTGAAGTGCTGGGTCGCTTTGACGCTCTTTCAGGTCAGGTCGCCCGTTTGGAAGGCATGATGAACGGACTCCATCATTCCGTGGACACTCTGCAAGGAGCCGTCACCGAAAGAGGCCGCTTGGATCGGCAGGAGATGACGGATACGCTTGGCAGGCAACGCAAAGATGCGTCAGATGATTTCAAAACGCTGACCGAAAGCGTGTCGCGTCAGCTCCAGGACATGCGCGGGATTACGGAAAAGCTGTCCTCCGATGTCCATGAGCGGCTGGAGAGAATCCGCACCGATAACGAGAAGCGGCTTGACCAGATGCGTCAGACGGTCGATGAGAAGTTGCAGACAACGCTTGAAAAGCGTCTGGGGGAATCATTCCAACAAGTCAGCGAGCAGCTCAAGGCCGTTTACACATCCATGGGAGAGATGAAGGAACTTGCCCATGGGGTGGGAGATTTGAAGCGTGTGCTGACCAACATCAAGAGCCGCGGTGTCTGGGGAGAAGTCCAGGCAGACATGATTCTTTCCGAAGTGTTCACCGCCGAACAGTTCGAGCGTAATGTAGCGACCAAGAAGGGGAGTAACGACAGGGTTGAGTTCGCGGTGAAACTGCCGGGAGCTTCCCGTGATATGAAAGAACCTGTCTGGCTTCCCGTTGATGCCAAATTCCCCAAGGAAGACTATGAACGACTTCTTTCCAGTCAGGAAGCGACTGATGTCCAGGGTGTGGAAGCTGCTGTCGCCGCCCTTAAGCGGCGGTTCATCATGGAAGCGAAGACGATACGGGAGAAATACATTGACCCGCCTCATACGACTGATTTTGCCATCATGTTCCTGCCGGTCGAAGGTTTGTACGCCGAAGCGCTTCGTATTCCCGGTCTGACCGATGAGCTGCAACGCACGTCCAGGGTGACCATAGCCGGACCTACGACCTTTGCCGCCATGCTCAACAGTTTGCAGATGGGTTTCAGGACTTTGGCTATCGAAAAGCGGTCCAGCGAGGCGTGGGAAGTCTTGGGGAAGGTAAAGACGGAATTTGGCACTTTCGGAGGTATCCTGGACAAGACGCGGATTAAGCTGACTCAGGCTGTGGATAGTCTGGATTCAGCTTCTCGGCGGACACGTGCCATTGAAAGAAACTTGCGCGGCGTGGAGGCTGTGTCGTTTTCCGGTGAACCTTTTTCCTTGGGTGATGGAGAATCTGCGGATACGGAGTTTGGTACGGACGTGGGAAATACGGGAAATGAGTAA
- the argF gene encoding ornithine carbamoyltransferase encodes MNLLSTLKGRSFLTLLDYSAQEIHALLALASELKARKKGCPSDLPRHLLEDKNIVLIFDKTSTRTRCSFEVAAFDEGANVTFLTNSQMGGKESVEDTARVLGRMYDGIEYRGFSQRVVENLAAYSGIPVFNGLTDDDHPTQVLADFLTAQEHVDKPLEAMKLVYVGDGRNNVANALLIGGAKVGMDVTVSSPRGLFPDSALLEKLSPIAAASGSLLSVEENPYEAVKGADIIYTDVWVSMGEEDKARERVALLKAYQVNEALLEATGNPKVIFEHCLPAYHDRNTVSGAKLCDIAGMDALEVTDDVFRGAHSVVFDEAENRMHTIKAVMVASLSDKLPR; translated from the coding sequence ATGAATCTTTTATCCACTTTGAAAGGACGTAGCTTCCTTACTCTCCTTGATTATTCCGCGCAGGAGATACATGCGCTCCTTGCTCTCGCTTCTGAACTCAAGGCGCGCAAGAAGGGTTGCCCGTCCGATTTACCACGTCATCTGCTTGAAGACAAGAACATCGTCCTGATTTTTGACAAGACATCCACCCGCACCCGTTGTTCCTTTGAGGTGGCGGCATTTGACGAAGGCGCCAACGTGACGTTCCTCACCAACAGCCAGATGGGAGGAAAAGAGTCCGTCGAGGATACCGCGCGTGTCTTGGGACGGATGTACGATGGCATAGAATACCGTGGTTTTTCCCAGAGGGTGGTGGAAAATCTTGCCGCGTACAGTGGAATCCCCGTTTTTAACGGTTTGACCGATGACGATCATCCTACCCAGGTGCTGGCGGATTTCCTGACTGCACAGGAGCATGTCGATAAGCCTCTTGAGGCGATGAAACTGGTCTATGTCGGTGATGGTCGCAACAATGTCGCCAATGCCTTGTTGATTGGCGGGGCAAAGGTAGGGATGGATGTGACTGTTTCCTCTCCGCGTGGATTGTTCCCTGATTCCGCGTTGCTTGAGAAGCTTTCTCCTATTGCCGCTGCTTCCGGTTCCCTCTTGTCCGTAGAGGAAAATCCGTATGAGGCGGTGAAGGGGGCGGACATCATTTATACGGATGTCTGGGTCTCGATGGGTGAGGAGGACAAGGCGCGGGAAAGGGTCGCCCTGCTCAAAGCGTATCAAGTGAATGAGGCCTTGCTTGAAGCGACGGGAAATCCGAAGGTCATCTTTGAACATTGCCTGCCCGCTTACCATGACCGGAATACTGTTTCCGGTGCCAAGCTGTGTGATATCGCTGGTATGGATGCCCTGGAGGTCACGGACGATGTGTTCCGTGGAGCTCATTCTGTCGTTTTCGATGAAGCGGAGAACCGGATGCATACAATCAAGGCGGTGATGGTCGCGTCCTTGAGCGACAAGCTCCCTCGATGA
- a CDS encoding RCC1 domain-containing protein yields the protein MKKTVFRYGMTAILVVLFTLFLTACPGEPKPSAKVTAISAGLYHTMILKNDGTLWATGDNWYGQLGDGTDEDKYTPVRVMTDVAAVSAGNSHTMILKNDGTLWATGKNFFGQLGDGATDQADKNTPVQIMTDVASVSAGNEHTMIVKKDGTLWGTGYNTPGQLGDGTWINKVTPEQIMTDVASVSAGYAHTMILKKDGTLWATGRNNDGQLGDGTWSSKDTPEQIMTDVAAVFAGYAHTMIVKKDDTLWATGQNNAGQLGDGSMTSKNTPVQVSSMGSDVATVSVGDNHTMILKKDGTLLATGYNYYGQLGIGNNEDKSTPVQVMTDVASVSAGGSHTMILKKDGTLWGTGYNIEGQLGNGTPDDTSTPVKIIL from the coding sequence ATGAAGAAGACTGTTTTCAGATATGGGATGACTGCAATTCTTGTTGTGCTGTTCACGCTGTTTCTGACAGCTTGTCCAGGGGAGCCAAAACCATCCGCCAAAGTCACAGCAATTTCCGCCGGACTCTATCACACGATGATCCTGAAGAATGATGGCACGCTCTGGGCGACAGGAGACAACTGGTATGGACAGTTGGGGGATGGCACTGATGAGGACAAATACACGCCCGTGAGGGTCATGACTGATGTCGCGGCAGTTTCCGCCGGAAACAGTCACACGATGATCCTGAAGAATGACGGAACACTTTGGGCTACAGGAAAAAACTTCTTTGGACAATTGGGTGACGGCGCTACGGATCAGGCAGACAAAAATACACCCGTACAGATAATGACTGATGTCGCGTCAGTCTCCGCTGGAAATGAGCACACGATGATTGTGAAAAAAGATGGGACGCTCTGGGGAACAGGATACAACACTCCTGGTCAACTGGGTGATGGTACGTGGATCAATAAGGTTACACCTGAGCAGATTATGACTGATGTCGCTTCTGTCTCCGCCGGATACGCTCATACCATGATATTGAAAAAAGACGGCACGCTCTGGGCGACTGGACGGAACAATGATGGTCAACTGGGTGATGGTACGTGGAGCAGTAAGGATACACCTGAGCAGATTATGACTGATGTCGCGGCGGTCTTTGCCGGATACGCTCATACCATGATAGTGAAAAAAGACGACACGCTCTGGGCGACTGGACAGAACAATGCGGGTCAACTGGGTGATGGTAGTATGACCAGCAAAAACACGCCCGTGCAGGTTTCGTCCATGGGTTCTGATGTCGCAACTGTCTCCGTCGGAGACAATCATACCATGATTCTGAAAAAGGACGGCACGCTATTGGCGACTGGATACAACTATTATGGCCAACTGGGTATCGGTAATAATGAAGACAAAAGCACGCCCGTGCAGGTCATGACTGATGTCGCGTCTGTTTCCGCCGGAGGCAGTCACACCATGATATTGAAAAAAGATGGGACGCTCTGGGGAACAGGATATAACATTGAGGGTCAACTGGGTAATGGTACTCCGGACGACACAAGCACGCCCGTGAAGATTATACTCTGA
- a CDS encoding Dps family protein produces the protein MNKKISDALKKHTADSFVLWSKFHNLHWNVYGPQFKATHVLLEEYYDELSEDFDAFAERLLQLGDKPPVTIDQFKKLTSFSEETKDSFSAEESLSIILKDFEALNKEYSAAKAAAAEADDYATEDLYSGIISRIQKQIWMLKATLQK, from the coding sequence ATGAACAAAAAAATCAGTGACGCGTTGAAAAAACATACCGCCGACAGTTTCGTCCTGTGGAGCAAGTTCCACAATCTACACTGGAATGTCTACGGACCCCAATTCAAAGCCACGCATGTGTTGCTTGAGGAATACTATGACGAGCTTTCCGAGGATTTCGATGCTTTCGCCGAGAGACTCCTGCAACTTGGTGACAAACCCCCTGTGACCATTGACCAGTTCAAGAAACTCACGTCTTTCTCCGAGGAAACGAAGGATTCATTCAGCGCTGAAGAAAGCCTTTCCATAATCCTGAAGGACTTTGAAGCCCTGAACAAGGAATACAGTGCAGCCAAGGCCGCTGCTGCTGAGGCTGACGACTATGCGACCGAAGACCTGTACAGCGGCATCATCAGCCGTATCCAGAAGCAGATCTGGATGCTCAAGGCTACATTGCAGAAATAG